From Penaeus vannamei isolate JL-2024 chromosome 12, ASM4276789v1, whole genome shotgun sequence, the proteins below share one genomic window:
- the LOC113817462 gene encoding glucoside xylosyltransferase 1-like produces MNMKIRYSFLSVSLLMIIVTHMAYIHKPSTVWNRAIPDKSESVRWSVESPSLKMPLVIVACESKPAHEDPYISINDAADAADSDPHAALRLITSWERQQEQLTTMLKTLLYFSVAPVWRIIVLTDSRTTFDKVLGLTSLFPQEQRERLRLEHQHQWYPKYNSNISANWRPCAWAKQFLAEALPNEEAVVYVDTDLVFLGPPEEIWGLFEVMDAQQVVALSPEPKYSVETPRRKYAGRTGLNTGVMVANLTRQRSLLGGGLGTALLNSGLLNHAYRHDQDVLNHFLMDKPHLFKEVSARWNFMISSCHTAAPPCPDCKRLGVLILHGADVSFYRLLEGLFLVTYGVLSQLSLTEPPANVLARLRSRLAELEAMKITDTACANMTMLAHSFTLGLTRLAARDRGRGT; encoded by the exons atgaatatgaaaatacgtTACAGTTTCTTAAGTGTAAGTCTTCTAATGATTATTGTGACACATatggcatatatacataaaccatcAACTGTTTGGAATCGAGCTATTCCAGACAAATCTGAATCGGTGCGCTGGAGCGTAGAAAGTCCTTCTTTAAAAATGCCTCTAGTGATAGTTGCGTGTGAATCAAAGCCAGCACATGAGGACCCATATATATCCATCAACGACGCTGCTGATGCTGCTGACAGTGACCCTCACGCTGCGCTTCGGCTCATCACATCTTGGGAGAGGCAGCAAGAACAGCTGACAACGATGTTGAAGACTCTATTATACTTTAGCGTAGCTCCTGTTTGGCGAATCATAGTTCTCACTGACTCCCGTACCACCTTTGATAAAGTACTCGGCCTCACCAGCCTCTTCCCTCAGGAGCAACGAGAACGGCTGCGACTCGAACACCAACACCAGTGGTACCCAAAATATAATTCCAATATCTCAGCTAACTGGCGGCCATGTGCTTGGGCGAAGCAGTTCCTCGCCGAAGCCCTGCCGAACGAAGAGGCTGTTGTGTACGTAGACACGGATCTGGTGTTTCTCGGTCCCCCGGAGGAAATATGGGGCCTATTCGAGGTCATGGACGCACAACAGGTGGTTGCTCTCTCCCCAGAACCCAAGTATAGCGTGGAAACTCCAAGGAGGAAATACGCTGGAAGAACGGGACTTAACACGGGCGTGATGGTGGCTAATCTAACGCGCCAGAGATCACTCCTTGGAGGTGGCCTGGGCACTGCCTTGCTGAACTCGGGACTCCTGAACCATGCCTACCGCCATGACCAGGATGTTCTTAACCACTTTCTCATGGATAAACCGCACTTGTTTAAGGAAGTCTCGGCACGCTGGAATTTCATGATATCCTCGTGCCACACAGCTGCTCCGCCATGCCCGGATTGCAAACGATTGGGGGTCTTGATCTTACATGGAGCTGATGTCTCTTTCTACAGGCTCCTTGAAGGACTGTTCCTG GTCACCTACGGTGTGCTCAGCCAGCTCTCCTTGACAGAACCCCCAGCCAACGTACTAGCCAGACTGCGTTCCAGATTGGCTGAGCTGGAGGCGATGAAAATCACTGATACTGCTTGTGCTAATATGACAATGCTCGCCCATTCCTTCACGTTAGGTCTTACTCGTCTCGCTgctagagacagaggtagaggaaCATGA